From Fusobacteriaceae bacterium, a single genomic window includes:
- a CDS encoding ComF family protein, which translates to MRHNPIKLTGDWNEGYALDYNAKKITYTGTNIFGYPKLIYDYTEIGKLLYEMKEFDDDDKCVRLAEIMADFIKNHWGIRDRIDGIIVAPTSTDMPNSPLYKLAKRIGSLVDRPVSLHFFAKLSVREIKALDTEEKMDIFKNNMKKMKKLQTRGNILILDDFYNTGTTMRSIAGLMREDINLDALYVLTAVLNKKID; encoded by the coding sequence TTGAGACACAATCCGATCAAATTGACGGGAGACTGGAACGAGGGCTACGCCCTGGATTACAACGCGAAAAAAATCACGTACACGGGAACGAACATTTTCGGTTATCCCAAGCTCATCTATGACTATACGGAGATCGGCAAACTGCTCTATGAAATGAAAGAATTTGACGATGACGACAAATGCGTGCGTCTGGCGGAGATCATGGCCGACTTCATCAAAAACCACTGGGGGATCAGGGACCGGATCGACGGGATCATCGTCGCGCCGACTTCGACGGATATGCCCAATTCGCCGCTCTACAAGCTGGCAAAACGGATCGGCAGTCTCGTGGACAGACCGGTCTCCCTGCATTTTTTCGCGAAGCTCTCGGTACGGGAGATCAAAGCCCTCGATACCGAAGAAAAAATGGATATTTTCAAGAATAACATGAAAAAAATGAAAAAACTGCAAACCCGGGGAAACATCCTCATCCTCGACGACTTTTACAACACGGGGACAACCATGCGGAGCATCGCGGGACTCATGCGGGAGGACATCAATCTGGACGCCCTCTACGTGCTGACCGCCGTGCTCAACAAAAAAATCGACTGA
- the cdd gene encoding cytidine deaminase, with translation MKEQATEARIKELIEKCLEIRKNAYAPYSGFAVGAVLVDHAGREFSGVNVENASFGLTVCAERNAVAAAVAGGMKQIKLLCVAADAPAPVTPCGACRQVIAEFADEDAVIIAANLDKNYKLYKVSDLLPEGFKLKP, from the coding sequence GTGAAAGAGCAAGCGACGGAAGCGCGGATCAAAGAGCTGATCGAAAAATGCCTTGAGATACGAAAAAACGCCTATGCGCCTTATTCGGGCTTTGCCGTGGGGGCAGTGCTCGTAGATCACGCGGGCAGAGAGTTTTCCGGGGTAAACGTCGAAAACGCCTCCTTCGGCCTGACGGTCTGCGCCGAGCGAAACGCCGTGGCGGCCGCCGTGGCAGGCGGCATGAAACAGATCAAGCTTCTCTGCGTCGCGGCCGACGCGCCCGCTCCGGTCACGCCCTGCGGGGCCTGCCGACAGGTGATCGCCGAATTTGCGGACGAAGACGCCGTCATCATCGCGGCAAACTTAGATAAAAACTATAAACTTTATAAGGTTTCGGATTTGCTCCCCGAGGGCTTCAAGCTGAAACCATGA
- a CDS encoding YhcH/YjgK/YiaL family protein, giving the protein MIYDEIRRLDRYRGIHPNLDTAIDAILHGVLDTRKKGRNVIDGDLVYFSYPGDMRSKPVEEAKIEGHRICADIHMLFADEEILGYTPAGNVREKSYTEKFDFAEYEGVCDTFVALRPGMFVIFFPGEPHQPLITRGEPRAVDKVIFKVNLAATKGEDNL; this is encoded by the coding sequence ATGATTTACGACGAAATCCGGCGCCTTGACCGCTACCGGGGGATCCACCCGAATCTTGACACGGCCATTGACGCCATTTTACACGGGGTACTGGATACCCGCAAAAAGGGGCGAAACGTCATTGACGGCGATCTGGTCTATTTCAGCTACCCCGGCGACATGCGCTCAAAGCCCGTGGAGGAGGCCAAAATCGAGGGACATCGGATCTGCGCCGACATCCATATGCTCTTTGCCGACGAGGAAATCCTCGGCTATACGCCGGCGGGAAACGTCCGGGAGAAAAGCTATACGGAAAAATTCGACTTCGCGGAGTACGAGGGGGTCTGCGATACCTTCGTCGCCCTCAGGCCCGGGATGTTTGTGATTTTCTTTCCCGGGGAGCCCCACCAGCCCCTGATCACCCGCGGCGAGCCCCGGGCGGTCGACAAGGTCATCTTCAAAGTCAATCTCGCGGCAACGAAGGGAGAGGACAATCTTTGA